In Deinococcus aerius, the following proteins share a genomic window:
- a CDS encoding polysaccharide deacetylase family protein: MRRRGWVALAGLGYVGLPYLLAQRLNLGVIREGRQARKALALTFDDGPDPDTTPAVLDALREVGGRATFFVLAERAEAHPDLIGRMLAEGHEVEAHADRHLHAWVRTPWGAFLDPLRATRRVSAVTGRPARLHRPPHGAYTLATLLGQRAAGVTGAHWGIEGRDWHPASTAESVRQGVNALAHPGAVVVLHDAGPGARTTIPMLPGLLADLGGRGYALVPLGELEGARPLTVRDLPRRLMGSLDRAFDRLGNTRPAGGRADNLFRVGRVQFPLEGVTLADGTPIPKGTPAAEFHVNNPLLVDLGLRRSLRLAREDLRDVARDLQTRPELRDARVVFCLSALSPLLATLGFETRDLSLGATRRLRLWAGVLRRAYGSASQAPEPRLSVMGREAFVKRYGTGKGRGGS; the protein is encoded by the coding sequence ATGAGGCGGCGGGGCTGGGTGGCGCTCGCGGGGCTGGGCTACGTCGGCCTCCCCTACCTGCTCGCGCAGCGGCTCAATCTGGGAGTGATCCGGGAGGGTCGGCAGGCGCGGAAGGCCCTCGCCCTCACCTTCGACGACGGGCCGGACCCGGACACCACTCCCGCCGTGCTGGACGCCCTGCGGGAAGTCGGGGGCCGCGCCACCTTCTTCGTGCTTGCGGAGCGGGCGGAGGCGCACCCGGACCTGATCGGGCGGATGCTCGCGGAGGGGCATGAGGTGGAGGCGCACGCGGATCGCCACCTCCATGCCTGGGTGCGGACGCCCTGGGGAGCCTTCCTCGACCCATTGAGGGCAACACGGCGGGTTTCGGCGGTGACCGGGCGGCCCGCCCGACTGCACCGCCCCCCGCATGGCGCCTACACCCTCGCCACCCTGCTCGGTCAGCGTGCGGCGGGGGTCACGGGCGCCCACTGGGGCATCGAGGGGCGCGACTGGCACCCGGCTTCCACCGCCGAATCGGTGCGGCAGGGGGTGAACGCGCTCGCCCACCCCGGGGCCGTCGTGGTGCTGCATGACGCCGGGCCGGGCGCGCGAACGACGATTCCCATGCTGCCCGGCCTGCTCGCCGATCTGGGGGGCCGGGGATATGCGCTCGTCCCGCTGGGTGAGTTGGAGGGGGCCCGGCCGCTGACCGTGCGGGACCTACCACGCCGCCTGATGGGGAGTCTCGACCGAGCGTTTGATCGGCTGGGAAACACACGGCCCGCCGGGGGGCGCGCGGACAACCTCTTCCGGGTCGGGCGGGTGCAGTTCCCCCTGGAGGGCGTCACGCTGGCGGACGGCACCCCCATTCCAAAAGGCACCCCCGCCGCCGAGTTCCACGTCAACAACCCGCTGCTGGTGGACCTGGGCCTGCGCCGCAGCCTGCGCCTCGCGCGGGAGGACCTGCGGGACGTGGCGCGGGACCTCCAGACCCGGCCCGAGCTGCGGGACGCGCGGGTCGTCTTCTGCCTGAGCGCCCTGTCGCCCCTCCTCGCCACGCTGGGCTTCGAGACGCGGGACCTGTCCCTCGGGGCGACCCGCCGCCTGCGTCTCTGGGCAGGCGTGCTGCGCCGGGCTTACGGCAGCGCTTCTCAGGCACCCGAGCCCAGGTTGAGCGTGATGGGGCGGGAGGCGTTCGTGAAGCGGTACGGGACGGGGAAGGGCCGGGGAGGCTCCTGA
- the fabZ gene encoding 3-hydroxyacyl-ACP dehydratase FabZ: protein MEPILIQDVLKILPHRFPFVLVDRVLSAGNGEVHALKNVTVNEPFFPGHFPQEPVMPGVLIVEALAQASMFCLHERIEPGTVGYLAGVEGARFKRKVIPGDQLHLHAKLEFLRRGLGKTTCRAEVEGQVAAEATILFAVAKG, encoded by the coding sequence ATGGAACCCATACTCATCCAGGACGTGCTGAAAATTCTGCCGCACCGTTTTCCCTTCGTACTCGTCGACCGCGTGCTGAGCGCGGGGAACGGCGAGGTCCATGCCCTGAAGAACGTGACCGTGAACGAGCCCTTCTTCCCCGGGCACTTTCCGCAGGAACCCGTGATGCCGGGCGTGCTGATCGTCGAGGCGCTGGCGCAGGCGAGCATGTTCTGCCTGCACGAGCGGATCGAGCCGGGCACGGTGGGCTACCTCGCGGGGGTGGAGGGGGCGCGCTTCAAGCGGAAGGTGATTCCAGGCGACCAGCTCCACCTGCACGCGAAACTCGAGTTTCTGCGCCGGGGACTGGGCAAGACGACCTGCCGCGCCGAGGTGGAGGGGCAAGTGGCGGCGGAGGCGACGATCCTGTTCGCGGTGGCGAAGGGATGA
- a CDS encoding MGDG synthase family glycosyltransferase, whose amino-acid sequence MREDTGGQAAPLRTLFVSASIGSGHHQAQLAVQQALQARGVAFEDHQGDAVTYLGPVERRLTVDLYAFELRYAPWLYRGFYQFTDLDHPVNFISSAFSWVGLPGMRSDLERSRPDVVVSSYWAPTALAGTVRRRTGQPFLNALIVTDYRVHRHWVRHEADLVMVASPETAEQMVERGLDSGKVVVTGIPIAPAFRTLMGADRRALRLKHGLDPDVPLILISGGGTGTFRGLGTVLRELSNLGQRVQVLVLAGADGHGVERVGGATVHHLGFTTDFPELLAASDLVVGKAGGLTVAEATTLGIPLVVHEPIPGQEEYNADLLVRHGAALWARERRDVRGAVLRALDPDERGRMSCAARRLGVPDAADRVVAALLQRLGRA is encoded by the coding sequence ATGAGGGAGGACACGGGCGGGCAGGCGGCCCCCCTGCGGACGCTGTTTGTCTCGGCCTCCATCGGCTCGGGGCATCACCAGGCGCAGCTCGCGGTGCAGCAGGCGCTTCAGGCGCGGGGGGTGGCCTTCGAGGACCATCAAGGCGACGCGGTGACGTATCTGGGGCCGGTCGAGCGCCGCCTGACGGTGGACCTGTACGCCTTCGAGCTGCGGTACGCGCCCTGGCTGTACCGGGGCTTCTACCAGTTCACGGACCTCGACCACCCGGTCAACTTCATCAGCAGCGCCTTCTCGTGGGTGGGCCTGCCCGGGATGCGATCGGACCTGGAGCGCAGCCGGCCGGACGTGGTGGTCAGCTCCTACTGGGCGCCGACCGCGCTGGCGGGCACGGTTCGCAGGCGCACCGGGCAGCCGTTTCTCAACGCCCTGATCGTCACCGACTACCGGGTCCACCGCCACTGGGTCCGGCATGAGGCCGATCTGGTGATGGTCGCCTCGCCGGAGACGGCGGAGCAGATGGTGGAGCGCGGCCTGGACTCGGGCAAGGTCGTCGTGACCGGCATTCCCATCGCGCCCGCCTTCCGCACGCTGATGGGGGCGGATCGCCGGGCGCTGCGCCTGAAGCACGGCCTGGACCCCGACGTGCCGCTGATCCTCATTTCCGGCGGGGGAACGGGCACGTTCCGGGGGTTGGGGACGGTCCTGCGGGAGCTGTCGAACCTGGGCCAGCGCGTGCAGGTCCTCGTGCTGGCCGGGGCCGACGGGCACGGGGTCGAGCGGGTGGGCGGCGCGACAGTCCATCATCTGGGCTTTACCACCGACTTTCCCGAGCTGCTGGCCGCCTCCGACCTCGTGGTGGGCAAGGCGGGGGGGCTGACGGTGGCCGAGGCGACCACGCTGGGTATTCCGCTGGTGGTTCACGAGCCCATTCCGGGGCAGGAGGAATACAACGCCGACCTGCTCGTGCGCCACGGGGCGGCCCTGTGGGCGCGGGAACGGCGGGACGTGCGCGGCGCGGTGCTGCGCGCCCTGGACCCGGACGAGCGGGGACGGATGAGTTGTGCGGCCCGGCGCCTCGGTGTGCCCGACGCCGCCGACCGGGTGGTGGCCGCCCTGCTGCAAAGGTTAGGGCGGGCATGA
- a CDS encoding LptF/LptG family permease, which yields MTRLTRYVTRELLPPLVAGTLLFTAILSFGYFFISSQWLRGVPVGLTLQWIGYQVPDTLVKVLPMAVVLMTVVAFGRLATERELVAVQSGGVGLGQVARPVAVVAALVTALAVWLSLWVAPRANVETRGLYWDVLTGAGLSQLVGKTVDLGGNLTLSLGGYDAPSRELRGVRVERWAADNPKRATVIFADSGTFENNQLRLRGYQVYTVDYAAAARLAGVQDDPAAFRSAVQEVFPNVVIPEDSSSTLNLDTGLSRKQTLAQYADAIGADSEGWPELVGKLTGPGVGASERQDARVNLNRKLALPFGNLVLALAALPFALRYGRTLGVSLGIALMIAVAYYLVFFVGLTLSGALPGLPEVGVWLANVVFAGAGLWLLRRA from the coding sequence TTGACCCGCCTCACCCGTTACGTCACCCGGGAGTTGCTGCCGCCGCTGGTCGCCGGGACGCTGCTCTTCACCGCCATCCTGAGCTTCGGATACTTCTTCATCTCCAGCCAGTGGCTGCGGGGGGTGCCGGTCGGGCTTACCTTGCAGTGGATCGGATATCAGGTGCCCGACACGCTGGTGAAGGTGCTGCCGATGGCCGTCGTGCTCATGACGGTGGTGGCCTTCGGTCGCCTCGCCACCGAGCGGGAACTCGTGGCGGTGCAGTCGGGCGGCGTGGGGCTGGGGCAGGTGGCGCGGCCCGTGGCGGTGGTCGCGGCGCTCGTGACCGCGCTCGCGGTGTGGCTGAGTCTGTGGGTCGCCCCCCGCGCGAACGTGGAGACGCGCGGCCTGTACTGGGACGTGCTGACAGGCGCGGGGCTCTCGCAACTCGTCGGGAAGACGGTGGACCTGGGGGGGAACCTCACCCTGTCGCTGGGGGGGTACGACGCTCCTTCGCGCGAACTCCGGGGTGTGCGGGTGGAACGCTGGGCGGCGGACAATCCGAAGCGGGCGACGGTGATCTTCGCGGACAGCGGGACGTTCGAGAACAATCAGCTCAGGCTGCGCGGGTATCAGGTGTACACGGTGGACTACGCCGCCGCCGCCCGCCTCGCCGGGGTGCAGGACGATCCCGCCGCCTTCCGCTCGGCCGTGCAGGAGGTCTTTCCCAACGTGGTGATTCCCGAGGACAGTTCCAGCACCCTGAACCTCGACACCGGCCTGTCGCGCAAGCAGACCCTCGCGCAGTACGCCGACGCCATCGGGGCGGACAGCGAGGGGTGGCCGGAACTCGTGGGCAAGCTGACCGGTCCGGGGGTGGGGGCCAGCGAGCGGCAGGACGCCCGGGTGAACCTCAACCGCAAGCTCGCGCTCCCCTTCGGCAATCTGGTGCTGGCGCTCGCCGCGCTGCCCTTCGCGCTGCGGTACGGGCGGACGCTGGGGGTGAGCCTGGGCATCGCGCTCATGATCGCGGTGGCGTACTACCTCGTCTTCTTCGTGGGGCTGACGCTGTCGGGGGCGCTGCCGGGTCTGCCCGAGGTCGGCGTCTGGCTGGCGAACGTGGTCTTTGCCGGAGCCGGACTGTGGCTGTTGAGGCGGGCATGA
- a CDS encoding acyl-CoA dehydrogenase has protein sequence MTATLSADAGMAFALSGDQRMIVQHVREYCRAEIAPKAAEFDRSGEYPREQLRGLAELGLMGATLPEEWDGAGLDSVTYALCLEEIAAADASVAVIVSVQNGLPEQMILRYGTDAQRQRYLRPLARGEHIGAFCLTEPGAGSDAASLRLKAERDGDGWILNGSKAWITSGGQADTYLVMARTGGPGARGVSCFIVPADTPGLSFGRPEEKMGLHAAHTTTVTFDGVRVPAENLVGEEGQGLIIALSSLDAGRIGIAMQALGIARSALEHAARYASEREQFGKKLREFEGVSFKVARMAARIESARLVALKAAWLKDQGQPYGKEASIAKLLASEAAVDCSRDAIQIFGGNGYSREYPVERLYRDAKVTEIYEGTSEIQQLVISRAVFGEYGGEG, from the coding sequence ATGACCGCGACCCTCTCCGCCGATGCGGGTATGGCCTTCGCCCTGTCGGGCGACCAGCGCATGATCGTGCAGCATGTCCGCGAGTATTGCCGCGCCGAGATCGCCCCGAAGGCGGCCGAGTTCGACCGCAGCGGCGAGTACCCCCGGGAGCAACTGCGCGGCCTGGCCGAACTGGGCCTGATGGGCGCCACCCTCCCCGAGGAGTGGGACGGCGCGGGCCTGGATTCCGTCACCTACGCCCTGTGCCTGGAGGAGATCGCCGCCGCCGACGCCAGCGTGGCCGTGATCGTCAGCGTGCAAAACGGCCTGCCCGAGCAGATGATTCTGCGGTACGGCACCGACGCGCAGCGCCAGAGGTACCTGCGCCCCCTCGCCCGTGGCGAGCACATCGGCGCCTTCTGCCTCACCGAGCCCGGGGCGGGCAGCGACGCCGCCAGCCTGCGCCTGAAGGCCGAGCGGGACGGGGACGGTTGGATTCTGAACGGTTCCAAGGCCTGGATCACCTCGGGCGGGCAGGCCGACACCTATCTCGTCATGGCGCGCACGGGCGGCCCGGGGGCGCGGGGCGTGTCCTGCTTCATCGTCCCCGCCGACACCCCCGGCCTGAGCTTCGGGCGCCCCGAGGAGAAGATGGGCCTGCACGCGGCGCACACCACGACCGTCACCTTCGACGGGGTGCGCGTGCCCGCCGAGAACCTGGTCGGGGAGGAGGGGCAGGGGTTGATTATCGCCCTGTCCAGCCTGGACGCCGGGCGCATCGGCATCGCCATGCAGGCCCTCGGGATTGCCCGCTCGGCACTGGAACACGCCGCCCGCTACGCCTCCGAGCGCGAGCAGTTCGGTAAGAAGCTCAGGGAGTTCGAGGGTGTCTCCTTCAAGGTCGCCCGCATGGCAGCCCGCATTGAGTCCGCCCGGCTGGTCGCCCTGAAGGCCGCGTGGCTCAAGGATCAGGGGCAGCCGTATGGCAAGGAGGCCAGCATCGCCAAGCTGCTCGCCTCGGAGGCGGCGGTGGACTGCTCGCGGGACGCCATCCAGATTTTTGGGGGTAACGGCTACAGCCGGGAGTATCCGGTCGAGCGGCTGTACCGGGACGCGAAGGTGACCGAGATTTACGAGGGGACGAGTGAGATTCAGCAGCTTGTAATTAGCCGGGCGGTGTTTGGGGAGTATGGGGGGGAGGGCTGA